TGTCCTTGCTCACCGCCCACCAGCATGGCATTCCCACGACTACCACTCCCTAAGATGCGGACCTCCACCTCCGGCTTTACCCCGCGCTTGGCCGCATCAACAAACGAGCGCCAAAAGCCGACCATAACGGCGACTGTGAAGCAGAAGAATGCGCTAGAGCACGCGAACGACCTAGTGTCACTAGCTTTTGCCTGGGGGCTGGGTATACACCGGAAACGGTGTGACATTGGAGCCATCGGGCTGACGTATGACCGCCGGGCCAGATTCGGACACTTCATCGATGCGATGCACCGCGTGCAGTGGAACGTGAAAGCGGTCCACACCCGCAAAACGGCTTTTCAGCTTCTCT
This genomic stretch from Oceanococcus sp. HetDA_MAG_MS8 harbors:
- a CDS encoding DUF1820 family protein; this encodes MAKSQLYRIVFACEGEIYQLCARSIGPSGLWGFVEVAEPVFGTQSTVVVDPSEEKLKSRFAGVDRFHVPLHAVHRIDEVSESGPAVIRQPDGSNVTPFPVYTQPPGKS